One segment of Actinomyces sp. 432 DNA contains the following:
- a CDS encoding transaldolase family protein — MSTEYTPGPLLEAARTTPTALWNDSADPDELRQSISFGGVGATCNPTIAYTCINQKKERWLPRIAELAEEMPEASESEIGWQVVRELSIDAAKLLEPIFEEHKGRNGRLSMQTDPRLARSAKALADQAEEFSKLAKNIIVKIPATATGIKAIEEATYRGVSVNVTVSFSVPQAVTAGEAIERGLKRREAEGKDTSTMGPVVTLMGGRLDDWLKIVAKRDNLFIDPGHLEWGGVAALKRAYREFQSRGLRARVLSAAFRNVMHWSELVGGDLVVSPPFKWQKLINDSGYKVEPRIDVPVAPEIMKTLMSIPEFVRAYEPDGMTPEEFDSYGATRRTLRGFLQADADLDALVRDVIMPQP, encoded by the coding sequence ATGAGCACTGAATACACCCCCGGGCCCCTTCTCGAGGCCGCCCGCACCACCCCAACCGCACTGTGGAACGACTCCGCCGACCCCGACGAGCTGCGCCAGTCCATCTCCTTCGGCGGCGTAGGCGCCACCTGCAACCCTACGATCGCCTACACCTGCATCAACCAGAAGAAGGAGCGCTGGCTCCCCCGCATCGCCGAGCTCGCCGAGGAGATGCCCGAGGCCAGCGAGTCCGAGATCGGCTGGCAGGTGGTGCGCGAGCTGAGCATTGACGCCGCCAAGCTGCTGGAGCCGATCTTCGAGGAGCACAAGGGGCGCAACGGCCGCCTGTCGATGCAGACCGACCCGCGCCTGGCCCGCTCCGCCAAGGCCTTGGCCGACCAGGCGGAGGAGTTCTCCAAGCTAGCCAAGAACATCATCGTCAAGATCCCCGCCACCGCCACCGGCATCAAGGCCATCGAGGAGGCCACCTACCGCGGAGTGTCCGTGAACGTGACCGTGTCCTTCTCCGTGCCGCAGGCAGTCACCGCGGGCGAGGCGATTGAGCGCGGTCTCAAGCGGCGCGAGGCCGAGGGCAAGGACACCTCCACCATGGGTCCGGTCGTCACGCTCATGGGCGGCCGCCTGGACGACTGGCTCAAGATCGTCGCCAAGCGGGACAACCTGTTCATCGATCCCGGCCACCTGGAGTGGGGCGGCGTAGCCGCCCTGAAGCGCGCCTACCGGGAGTTCCAGTCCCGCGGGCTGCGCGCCCGGGTGCTCTCGGCCGCCTTCCGCAACGTCATGCACTGGTCGGAGCTGGTTGGCGGTGACCTGGTGGTCTCCCCGCCCTTCAAGTGGCAGAAGCTCATCAACGACTCCGGCTACAAGGTTGAGCCCCGGATCGACGTGCCCGTGGCCCCGGAGATCATGAAGACACTGATGTCGATCCCCGAGTTCGTGCGCGCCTACGAGCCGGACGGCATGACCCCGGAGGAGTTCGACTCCTACGGCGCCACGCGCCGCACACTGCGCGGGTTCCTCCAGGCCGACGCCGACCTGGACGCCCTGGTGCGCGACGTCATCATGCCGCAGCCGTGA
- a CDS encoding LacI family DNA-binding transcriptional regulator, producing the protein MPAGAVSRVTIAMVAARCGRSVSTVSAALNGAPGVAAATREEILRVADEMGYVADPRARLLRRSHSGLIGAGFAVGQAFQGLIVDGLYRACADLEHSLALAAVTAHRDGVAGVRALLADHCEGLVLVDPAIPDHELGRAGARVRTVVVCQTTAVAGIDEVRSRDDVGITALIEHLVATGRRRIVYLDGGAQSASALRAAAYRAAMAAHGLADEVRVVPGGADEDAGARGAAALAELPEALVCFNDHAAVGALMELRRRGVRVPQDVAVCGYDGIPVTAATAFDLTTVRQDAALIAEVAVRTLLARVHPELAGVPAGQVPGALPAGVIREPRPQGGWAYLVAPELIVRESTA; encoded by the coding sequence ATGCCCGCCGGTGCCGTCTCGCGGGTGACCATCGCCATGGTCGCCGCACGCTGCGGCCGCTCGGTGTCCACGGTGTCCGCGGCGCTGAACGGTGCGCCGGGTGTGGCGGCCGCCACCCGGGAGGAGATCCTGCGGGTAGCCGACGAGATGGGCTACGTGGCCGATCCTCGCGCGCGCCTGCTGCGGCGCAGCCACTCCGGGCTAATCGGAGCGGGCTTCGCGGTGGGGCAGGCATTCCAGGGTCTGATCGTTGACGGCCTGTACCGTGCCTGTGCCGATCTGGAGCACTCGCTGGCGCTCGCGGCCGTGACCGCCCACCGTGACGGCGTGGCGGGGGTAAGGGCCCTGCTGGCCGATCACTGCGAGGGGCTGGTGCTGGTGGATCCGGCCATCCCGGACCATGAGCTCGGCCGCGCCGGCGCGCGGGTGCGGACTGTAGTCGTGTGCCAGACCACCGCGGTGGCGGGCATCGACGAGGTGCGCTCACGCGACGATGTCGGCATTACCGCCCTGATCGAGCACCTGGTCGCAACCGGACGGCGCCGCATCGTCTACCTTGACGGCGGTGCGCAGTCGGCCTCCGCGCTGCGCGCGGCCGCCTACCGCGCCGCCATGGCGGCGCACGGGCTGGCGGATGAGGTGCGCGTGGTTCCCGGCGGGGCGGATGAGGACGCCGGCGCTCGCGGCGCCGCGGCGCTGGCCGAGCTGCCTGAAGCGCTGGTGTGCTTCAACGATCATGCCGCGGTGGGCGCGCTTATGGAGCTGCGGCGACGCGGCGTCCGGGTACCGCAGGACGTGGCCGTGTGCGGCTATGACGGCATCCCCGTAACCGCCGCCACCGCATTCGACTTGACCACCGTGCGTCAGGATGCCGCCCTGATCGCCGAGGTGGCGGTACGTACGCTACTGGCCCGGGTGCACCCGGAGCTGGCGGGGGTCCCGGCTGGGCAGGTGCCGGGGGCACTGCCCGCCGGCGTCATCCGCGAGCCGCGCCCGCAGGGCGGTTGGGCCTACCTGGTGGCTCCTGAGCTGATCGTGCGCGAGTCCACGGCTTGA
- a CDS encoding Gfo/Idh/MocA family protein — MNSSSPLSVAVIGAGMAGTTHANAWRQVGTVYDLGLPKIRLAAIADAYEPFAKDAAERYGYEKAVTDWRDIADDPNIDIVSIVVGNALHREIAEAMIRAGKHVLCEKPLADTLESAKAMAEAEKAAGTVTSVGFTFRRNAAIAEIAKLVREGHLGEINHFEGRYWCDYGVDPNTPMAWRYSGPMGSGALGDVGSHLIDTAETICGPLVSVSGGAMMTSIKQRPVAKGHVTRGTALDTTDVEMADVTNDDVATFTGHFASGAVGTFSCSRVAWNMPNALMLDVLGSKGRASWDLARAGEIKVDDVNSPAGLGGARQVLVNPTFPYFERGSSMAFGGVGLTQIEQFTYQAYAFLQQVAGVTEGALPPCATFADGYREMLIADAVATSAANGGAAVDITPFNK; from the coding sequence ATGAATTCCAGCTCACCCCTGTCAGTCGCAGTCATCGGCGCCGGCATGGCCGGCACCACCCACGCCAACGCCTGGCGCCAGGTCGGCACCGTCTACGACCTGGGCCTGCCCAAGATCCGCCTGGCCGCCATCGCCGACGCCTACGAGCCCTTCGCCAAGGACGCCGCCGAGCGCTACGGCTACGAGAAGGCCGTCACCGACTGGCGCGACATCGCCGACGACCCCAACATCGACATCGTCTCCATCGTGGTGGGCAACGCCCTGCACCGCGAGATCGCCGAGGCCATGATCCGCGCCGGCAAGCACGTCCTGTGTGAGAAGCCCCTGGCTGACACCCTCGAGTCGGCCAAGGCGATGGCCGAGGCCGAGAAGGCCGCCGGCACCGTCACCTCCGTCGGCTTCACCTTCCGCCGCAACGCCGCCATCGCCGAGATCGCCAAGTTGGTCCGGGAGGGGCACCTGGGCGAGATCAACCACTTCGAGGGCCGCTACTGGTGCGACTACGGCGTCGACCCCAACACCCCCATGGCCTGGCGCTACTCCGGCCCCATGGGCTCCGGGGCGCTCGGCGACGTCGGCAGCCACCTGATCGACACCGCCGAGACCATTTGCGGCCCCCTGGTCTCCGTATCCGGAGGCGCCATGATGACCTCCATCAAGCAGCGCCCCGTAGCCAAGGGGCACGTCACCCGCGGCACCGCCCTGGACACCACGGATGTGGAGATGGCCGATGTCACCAACGACGACGTCGCCACCTTCACCGGGCACTTCGCCAGCGGCGCGGTGGGCACCTTCTCCTGCTCGCGCGTGGCCTGGAACATGCCCAACGCGCTGATGCTGGACGTGCTCGGCTCCAAGGGACGGGCCTCCTGGGACCTGGCCCGCGCCGGAGAGATCAAGGTCGACGACGTCAACTCCCCCGCCGGCCTGGGCGGCGCTCGCCAGGTGCTGGTCAACCCGACCTTCCCCTACTTCGAGCGCGGCTCCTCCATGGCCTTCGGCGGCGTGGGCCTGACCCAGATCGAGCAGTTCACCTACCAGGCCTACGCCTTCCTCCAGCAGGTAGCCGGCGTCACCGAAGGCGCCCTGCCTCCGTGCGCGACCTTCGCCGACGGCTACCGCGAGATGCTCATCGCCGATGCCGTGGCCACCTCGGCCGCCAATGGCGGTGCCGCCGTCGACATCACCCCCTTCAACAAGTGA
- a CDS encoding sugar phosphate isomerase/epimerase family protein encodes MALNYGAYTACLSDRPLPAALDVLKEAGLTGAEVNVGGFIPSPHCPVDALLASQAAREDYLGIFAERGMRLSGLNTSGNPVSPLPAEGIKHAADIRNAIKLAGLLGVGEIVTMSGTPGTDPTAKYPTWVVNPWNGIDMEILEYQWSVVVPFFKEIDALARDNDVQVCLELHPRNLVFNIPAFERLIEETGATNIKVNMDPSHLFWQQMDPIAATKRLGNLVGHVHAKDTKVFPGVAYRGVLDTDFGHVPAEAENKTPVAYGYWTTAWPQDPAWRFVAFGLGHDTDYWAEFLRAIAAVNPDMNVNIEHEDAEYGNVEGLRLSATNLLAAAAKL; translated from the coding sequence ATGGCACTGAACTACGGCGCCTACACCGCCTGCCTTTCCGACCGCCCGCTTCCGGCCGCCCTGGACGTCCTGAAGGAGGCAGGGCTGACCGGCGCGGAGGTCAACGTCGGCGGCTTCATTCCCTCGCCCCACTGCCCCGTTGACGCGCTGCTCGCCTCCCAGGCCGCCCGGGAGGACTACCTGGGCATCTTCGCCGAGCGCGGCATGCGGCTGTCCGGCCTGAACACCTCCGGCAACCCGGTCTCGCCCCTGCCCGCCGAGGGCATCAAGCACGCCGCGGACATCCGCAACGCCATCAAGCTGGCGGGTCTGCTCGGCGTCGGCGAGATCGTCACCATGTCCGGCACCCCCGGCACCGACCCGACGGCGAAGTACCCCACCTGGGTGGTCAACCCCTGGAACGGCATCGACATGGAGATCCTCGAATACCAGTGGAGCGTGGTCGTGCCCTTCTTCAAGGAGATTGACGCCCTGGCACGGGACAACGACGTGCAGGTCTGCCTTGAGCTGCACCCCCGCAACCTGGTGTTCAACATCCCCGCCTTCGAGCGTCTGATTGAGGAGACCGGGGCCACGAACATCAAGGTGAACATGGACCCCTCGCACCTGTTCTGGCAGCAGATGGACCCGATCGCCGCCACCAAGCGGCTGGGGAACCTGGTCGGCCACGTCCACGCCAAAGACACCAAGGTGTTCCCCGGTGTGGCCTACCGCGGGGTGCTGGACACCGACTTCGGGCACGTCCCCGCCGAGGCGGAGAACAAGACGCCGGTGGCCTACGGCTACTGGACCACCGCCTGGCCGCAGGATCCCGCCTGGCGCTTCGTCGCCTTCGGCCTGGGGCATGACACGGACTACTGGGCCGAGTTCCTGCGGGCCATCGCGGCGGTGAACCCGGACATGAACGTCAACATCGAGCACGAGGACGCCGAGTACGGCAACGTCGAGGGCCTGCGGCTGTCGGCCACCAACCTGCTTGCGGCGGCCGCCAAGCTCTGA
- the iolG gene encoding inositol 2-dehydrogenase: MLNIAIIGAGRIGHVHARTVAAHPQAKLALVCDPFGDAAEKLASQYGARSCKDAEEVFSDPEVDAVVVGSPTPLHIPHLLAAAKAGKAVLCEKPIALDMQDVDAARTELDAVTTPVMFGFNRRFDPSFAAVRAAVRQGRIGELEQLTIISRDPAAPPAEYIKVSGGIFRDMTIHDFDTARFFLGDIVEVHAVGQHLDPAIAATGDFDAAVVTLKAASGAVATIINNRHCASGYDQRLEASGREGALLAENVRAHTVRLSNAEVTDAQEPYLDFFLERYADAYRLELSAFIEAVEAGTTPPTGIADAVAALRLAEAATESAHTGQPVRLA, from the coding sequence ATGCTCAACATCGCCATCATCGGTGCCGGCCGCATCGGCCACGTCCACGCCCGCACCGTAGCCGCACACCCGCAGGCGAAGCTCGCACTGGTGTGCGACCCCTTCGGTGACGCCGCGGAGAAACTGGCCTCCCAGTACGGCGCCCGCTCCTGCAAGGACGCCGAGGAGGTCTTCTCCGACCCGGAGGTCGACGCCGTCGTCGTGGGCTCCCCGACGCCGCTGCACATCCCCCACCTGCTGGCGGCCGCGAAGGCGGGCAAGGCGGTCCTTTGCGAGAAGCCCATCGCCCTGGACATGCAGGACGTCGACGCCGCCCGCACCGAGCTTGACGCCGTAACCACGCCCGTCATGTTCGGCTTCAACCGGCGCTTCGACCCGTCCTTCGCCGCCGTCCGCGCCGCAGTGCGACAGGGGCGGATCGGGGAGCTGGAGCAGTTGACCATCATCTCCCGCGACCCGGCGGCCCCGCCGGCCGAGTACATCAAGGTCTCCGGCGGCATCTTCCGCGACATGACCATTCACGACTTCGACACCGCCCGCTTCTTCCTCGGCGACATCGTCGAGGTCCACGCCGTGGGCCAGCACCTGGATCCGGCCATCGCCGCGACCGGCGACTTCGACGCCGCCGTCGTCACCCTCAAGGCCGCCAGCGGCGCGGTGGCCACGATCATCAACAACCGGCACTGCGCCTCCGGCTACGACCAGCGCCTGGAGGCCTCCGGCCGAGAGGGCGCGCTGCTGGCGGAGAACGTGCGCGCCCACACGGTGCGCCTGTCCAACGCGGAGGTCACCGACGCCCAGGAGCCCTACCTGGACTTCTTCCTGGAGCGCTACGCCGACGCCTACCGGCTGGAGCTGTCGGCCTTCATCGAGGCGGTTGAGGCGGGTACCACTCCCCCGACCGGCATCGCCGACGCCGTCGCCGCCCTGCGCCTGGCCGAGGCCGCCACCGAGTCCGCCCACACCGGGCAGCCCGTGCGGCTGGCCTGA